Proteins encoded together in one Telopea speciosissima isolate NSW1024214 ecotype Mountain lineage chromosome 6, Tspe_v1, whole genome shotgun sequence window:
- the LOC122663989 gene encoding inactive poly [ADP-ribose] polymerase RCD1-like isoform X1 → MEVKKSHRIIVDLKRKRASQCAAYFTAAARTAVLRRPTFDSLSNKLCKRVGSNACKNKSGPHSKKYIIKNYSNFMKSGLLQRLMFYHNDEWMDFPKDFLELVKKDFQEKKAVIEVEFKGCRSLLNFIDMIQVDLKTGLQKQIAWIDEAGGCFFPVSYSDDQELCSCFQPELEEDCSHVYSEIDGTREIKLQLEIEITGAGNAKSEDCCEESYTRVKRLKIKEKSPSDHYRQEENDSTNAKSDAKIVEAIGENRHFGGNSLFQTTGLDELTSDAVQDMFLLGMGLNLGAQDIVQVYRGSSNLLQARLELFQKQFEITRKYRGNPNIRYAWLASSKEAVSQVMEHGLGLNELPKTKPMYGVGVHLAPANCTYISASHCDVDENGVQHLVLCRVIMGNMELVHSVSEQFHPSNKHFDSGVDDLQNPKHYIVWNMNMNTHIFPEYVVSFRMPPNAEGYLVGKESKVNVCGVTNSTCCQGLLQPDSCLVDSVGDRRTFPGLAKRSQTENLPVGSNVPKAPKSPWMPFPMLFAAISNKVAPKDMKLVNIHYDQFRSKVINRDDFVKKLRYIVGDKLLRSTITSLQCKLASKQEDSEAQNQVEEA, encoded by the exons ATGGAGGTGAAGAAGTCTCATAGAATAATTGTTGACTTGAAGAGAAAGCGTGCATCCCAATGTGCAGCATATTTCACTGCAGCTGCTCGTACGGCAGTGCTACGGAGACCCACATTTGATTCCCTATCTAACAAGCTTTGCAAGCGGGTTGGGTCAAATGCATGCAAGAACAAATCAGGCCCTCACTCTAAGAAATATATAATAAAGAATTATTCAAATTTTATGAAGAGTGGGTTGCTTCAACGTCTGATGTTTTACCACAATGATGAATGGATGGATTTTCCGAAGGATTTTCTTGAGCTGGTGAAGAAAGATTTTCAGGAAAAGAAGGCAGTCATTGAAGTTGAATTCAAGGGTTGTCGTTCATTGCTGAATTTTATAGACATGATTCAGGTTGATCTGAAAACGGGTTTACAAAAGCAAATTGCTTGGATTGATGAAGCAGGTGGCTGTTTCTTTCCAGTATCATACTCTGATGACCAGGAACTTTGTAGCTGTTTTCAGCCTGAGCTGGAGGAAGATTGTTCACATGTATATTCAGAAATTGATGGGACCCGTGAAATCAAGTTGCAACTTGAGATTGAAATAACTGGGGCTGGTAATGCAAAGTCGGAAGATTGTTGTGAGGAATCATATACTCGTGTTAAGCGCcttaaaatcaaagaaaaatctCCCAGTGACCATTACAGACAAGAAGAAAATGATAGTACCAACGCCAAATCAGATGCAAAGATTGTAGAAGCTATTGGGGAGAATAGACATTTCGGTGGCAACTCTCTTTTTCAGACGACTGGACTTGATGAATTGACCTCTGATGCTGTGCAAGACATGTTCCTTTTGGGTATGGGCCTAAACTTGGGTGCACAGGACATAGTTCAGGTATACCGTGGCTCAAGTAATTTATTGCAAGCTCGTTTGGAGCTTTTTCAAAAGCAGTTTGAAATTACAAGAAAGTATCGGGGTAATCCAAATATAAGATATGCATGGCTTGCCTCTTCCAAAGAAGCAGTATCCCAAGTAATGGAGCATGGGCTTGGTTTAAATGAACTCCCTAAAACTAAGCCGATGTATGGTGTTGGTGTTCATCTCGCACCAGCGAACTGCACCTATATCAG tgCGAGTCATTGTGATGTTGACGAAAATGGAGTACAGCATTTGGTGTTGTGCCGTGTAATTATGGGAAACATGGAACTTGTTCATTCTGTATCTGAACAGTTTCATCCAAGTAACAAACACTTTGATAGTGGTGTAGATGATCTTCAAAATCCAAAGCACTATATAGTATGGAACATGAATATGAATACTCACATCTTTCCGGAATATGTCGTCAGTTTTAGGATGCCACCCAACGCTGAAG GTTATTTAGTTGGGAAAGAAAGCAAAGTCAATGTTTGTGGAGTCACAAATTCTACTTGCTGTCAAGGTCTACTTCAACCAGATTCTTGTCTAGTTGATTCG gtGGGAGATCGTCGTACATTTCCAGGCTTGGCAAAGAGATCTCAAACTGAAAACCTCCCTGTTGGGTCAAATGTTCCAAAGGCTCCCAAATCTCCTTGGATGCCTTTCCCCATGTTGTTTGCGGCCATCTCAAACAAGGTGGCTCCTAAAGATATGAAGTTAGTGAATATACACTATGACCAATTTAGG AGCAAAGTTATTAATCGGGACGATTTTGTTAAAAAGTTGAGATATATAGTCGGGGACAAACTGCTGAGATCCACGATAACAAGTTTGCAATGCAAG
- the LOC122663989 gene encoding inactive poly [ADP-ribose] polymerase RCD1-like isoform X2: protein MEVKKSHRIIVDLKRKRASQCAAYFTAAARTAVLRRPTFDSLSNKLCKRVGSNACKNKSGPHSKKYIIKNYSNFMKSGLLQRLMFYHNDEWMDFPKDFLELVKKDFQEKKAVIEVEFKGCRSLLNFIDMIQVDLKTGLQKQIAWIDEAGGCFFPVSYSDDQELCSCFQPELEEDCSHVYSEIDGTREIKLQLEIEITGAGNAKSEDCCEESYTRVKRLKIKEKSPSDHYRQEENDSTNAKSDAKIVEAIGENRHFGGNSLFQTTGLDELTSDAVQDMFLLGMGLNLGAQDIVQVYRGSSNLLQARLELFQKQFEITRKYRGNPNIRYAWLASSKEAVSQVMEHGLGLNELPKTKPMYGVGVHLAPANCTYISASHCDVDENGVQHLVLCRVIMGNMELVHSVSEQFHPSNKHFDSGVDDLQNPKHYIVWNMNMNTHIFPEYVVSFRMPPNAEGYLVGKESKVNVCGVTNSTCCQGLLQPDSCLVDSLASKQEDSEAQNQVEEA, encoded by the exons ATGGAGGTGAAGAAGTCTCATAGAATAATTGTTGACTTGAAGAGAAAGCGTGCATCCCAATGTGCAGCATATTTCACTGCAGCTGCTCGTACGGCAGTGCTACGGAGACCCACATTTGATTCCCTATCTAACAAGCTTTGCAAGCGGGTTGGGTCAAATGCATGCAAGAACAAATCAGGCCCTCACTCTAAGAAATATATAATAAAGAATTATTCAAATTTTATGAAGAGTGGGTTGCTTCAACGTCTGATGTTTTACCACAATGATGAATGGATGGATTTTCCGAAGGATTTTCTTGAGCTGGTGAAGAAAGATTTTCAGGAAAAGAAGGCAGTCATTGAAGTTGAATTCAAGGGTTGTCGTTCATTGCTGAATTTTATAGACATGATTCAGGTTGATCTGAAAACGGGTTTACAAAAGCAAATTGCTTGGATTGATGAAGCAGGTGGCTGTTTCTTTCCAGTATCATACTCTGATGACCAGGAACTTTGTAGCTGTTTTCAGCCTGAGCTGGAGGAAGATTGTTCACATGTATATTCAGAAATTGATGGGACCCGTGAAATCAAGTTGCAACTTGAGATTGAAATAACTGGGGCTGGTAATGCAAAGTCGGAAGATTGTTGTGAGGAATCATATACTCGTGTTAAGCGCcttaaaatcaaagaaaaatctCCCAGTGACCATTACAGACAAGAAGAAAATGATAGTACCAACGCCAAATCAGATGCAAAGATTGTAGAAGCTATTGGGGAGAATAGACATTTCGGTGGCAACTCTCTTTTTCAGACGACTGGACTTGATGAATTGACCTCTGATGCTGTGCAAGACATGTTCCTTTTGGGTATGGGCCTAAACTTGGGTGCACAGGACATAGTTCAGGTATACCGTGGCTCAAGTAATTTATTGCAAGCTCGTTTGGAGCTTTTTCAAAAGCAGTTTGAAATTACAAGAAAGTATCGGGGTAATCCAAATATAAGATATGCATGGCTTGCCTCTTCCAAAGAAGCAGTATCCCAAGTAATGGAGCATGGGCTTGGTTTAAATGAACTCCCTAAAACTAAGCCGATGTATGGTGTTGGTGTTCATCTCGCACCAGCGAACTGCACCTATATCAG tgCGAGTCATTGTGATGTTGACGAAAATGGAGTACAGCATTTGGTGTTGTGCCGTGTAATTATGGGAAACATGGAACTTGTTCATTCTGTATCTGAACAGTTTCATCCAAGTAACAAACACTTTGATAGTGGTGTAGATGATCTTCAAAATCCAAAGCACTATATAGTATGGAACATGAATATGAATACTCACATCTTTCCGGAATATGTCGTCAGTTTTAGGATGCCACCCAACGCTGAAG GTTATTTAGTTGGGAAAGAAAGCAAAGTCAATGTTTGTGGAGTCACAAATTCTACTTGCTGTCAAGGTCTACTTCAACCAGATTCTTGTCTAGTTGATTCG